Proteins encoded by one window of Pelecanus crispus isolate bPelCri1 chromosome 8, bPelCri1.pri, whole genome shotgun sequence:
- the C8H19orf12 gene encoding protein C19orf12 homolog: protein MPINIDDVMLLFRHLSQEKGMKAAVKHSGQGALLAGATALIGGLMGGPPGIAVGGAVGGLFGAWMTSGQFKPVPQILLELSPAEQQKLYDEAVVILRRLDWTDVAQLIALVMGNASLQQKLTAVLINYLSKDLRADIQYGE, encoded by the exons ATGCCCATCAACATTGATGATGTGATGCTACTGTTCCGCCACCTCTCTCAGGAGAAGGGGATGAAAGCTGCTGTCAAACACTCTGGTCAAGGAGCACTGCTGGCAGGGGCAACTGCACTTATTGGGGGTCTGATGGGAGGTCCACCTGGAATCGCAGTAG gaGGAGCAGTTGGTGGATTGTTTGGTGCCTGGATGACTAGTGGACAGTTCAAGCCGGTCCCTCAGATTTTACTGGAATTGtctcctgctgagcagcagaaaCTCTATGATGAAGCTGTTGTCATTCTCAGGCGCTTGGACTGGACTGACGTTGCTCAGCTGATTGCTCTTGTAATGGGAAATGCTAGTCTCCAGCAGAAGTTGACAGCAGTGCTGATAAATTACCTCTCCAAAGACCTAAGAGCAGATATACAGTATGGAGAATAA